From a single Streptomyces liliifuscus genomic region:
- a CDS encoding MBL fold metallo-hydrolase, with product MTGSRSLSSGLRALRPAAFGADPSGERMERIRRSPNYADGVFRNPEGAPRPDGAMLEFARSFFRKEERVRRAPAGTVPVHATTLADLARPPADGLRLTWMGHSSVLAEIDGHRVLFDPVWGERCSPFAFAGPKRLHPVPLPLEALGPVDVVVISHDHYDHLDLPTIKALAGTDTVFAVPLGVGAHLEHWGVSPDRLRELDWHETTKVGGISLTATPARHFCGRGLRNTQHTLWASWAVAGDEHRIYHSGDTGYFAGFADIGAEHGPFDATMIQIGAYSEFWPDIHMTPEEGMRAHLDLQGGRPSGVMMPIHWATFNLAAHPWAEPGEGTVTAARAVGARIALPRPGEPFEPTAETVPTEPWWRGVAVVPEGGWPAVEETVRDTPRDTKEDTGDPETVPAG from the coding sequence GTGACCGGTTCCCGTTCCCTGAGCTCCGGGCTCCGTGCGCTGCGGCCCGCCGCGTTCGGCGCGGATCCGAGCGGTGAGCGCATGGAGCGCATCCGCAGATCGCCGAACTACGCGGACGGCGTCTTCCGGAATCCCGAGGGCGCACCCCGGCCCGACGGCGCCATGCTCGAGTTCGCGCGGTCGTTCTTCCGTAAGGAGGAGCGTGTCCGCCGCGCCCCGGCTGGCACGGTGCCGGTGCATGCCACGACCCTCGCGGACCTGGCCAGGCCACCGGCCGACGGACTGCGGCTGACGTGGATGGGGCACTCGAGCGTCCTCGCCGAGATCGACGGGCACCGGGTGCTCTTCGACCCCGTCTGGGGCGAGCGCTGCTCCCCGTTCGCCTTCGCCGGTCCCAAGCGGCTGCACCCCGTGCCCCTCCCGCTGGAGGCGCTCGGCCCGGTCGACGTGGTCGTCATCTCCCACGACCACTACGACCACCTGGACCTGCCCACGATCAAGGCCCTGGCCGGTACGGACACGGTGTTCGCGGTGCCCCTCGGCGTCGGCGCCCACCTGGAGCACTGGGGCGTCTCCCCGGACAGGCTGCGCGAGCTCGACTGGCACGAGACGACGAAGGTCGGCGGAATCTCCCTGACCGCCACACCCGCCCGCCACTTCTGCGGCCGCGGTCTGCGCAACACGCAGCACACCCTCTGGGCCTCCTGGGCCGTGGCCGGGGACGAGCACCGGATCTACCACAGCGGTGACACCGGGTACTTCGCCGGTTTCGCGGACATCGGCGCCGAGCACGGCCCCTTCGACGCCACGATGATCCAGATCGGCGCGTACAGCGAGTTCTGGCCCGACATCCACATGACGCCCGAGGAGGGCATGCGGGCCCATCTGGACCTCCAGGGCGGCCGGCCCAGCGGCGTGATGATGCCGATCCACTGGGCGACGTTCAACCTCGCGGCGCACCCCTGGGCCGAGCCCGGTGAGGGCACCGTCACCGCCGCCCGCGCGGTCGGCGCCCGGATCGCGCTGCCCCGGCCCGGCGAGCCCTTCGAGCCGACCGCGGAGACCGTCCCGACCGAGCCCTGGTGGCGCGGTGTGGCGGTCGTCCCGGAAGGCGGCTGGCCCGCCGTCGAGGAGACGGTGCGTGACACACCGCGTGACACCAAGGAGGACACCGGAGACCCGGAAACCGTCCCCGCGGGGTGA